CGATCATAACCTGCGTGTCGTAAAAATTGGAGCGGCAACCGAAAGTTTTGAAATAGACGTTTTTCACATTCTTGTTTTGGCGTTTATGCCAAGCAGGCTTAAACCTATTCTAATCGAGAGCGCGACCGTAGATAGAATCTTTGCGTAAGCCGCTTCGTTTTCGGAGTCTATCACCCTGTTGTCGAAATAAAACTTATGCGTTTTGACGGAGAGTTTATAGAGATAGTCGGTTAGCAGGTGCGGCTGGCGCGTTTGAAAGCTCTCCTTAATCGTTTCAGGCAGTTGCAACGCGCTAAAGATCAACTCTTTTGCGTCGGCTTGCAGATTAGTTAGTTTCGCCTCTATAAAACTCTTAGGTTCTTTGCCTAGTTTTTCAAAGAGCGAACAGATTCTCGCGTGCGCGTAATTTACATAGTAGATCGGGTTTGAGCTATCCTCTTTTTTAAGTAAGTTAATATCAAACTCTAAATGCGTGTCGGCGCGTTTAGTAAGAAAAATAAATCGAAGCGCGTCGTAGCCGACCTCTTCGCCAATCTCTTCCATAGTTACGAAATTGCCCGATCGCTTGCTCATCTTATACGGCTCGCCGTCTTTAAGAAGCGCCACCATCTGCGAAAGCGCCACCTCTAATTTGCTTGAGTCAAAGCCAAGAAAATCGATCGACGCTTTTACGCGCTGAATATAACCGTGATGATCCGCGCCCCATATATTGATATAGCGATCAAACCCGCGCAAAAACTTATCCTCGTGATATACTATATCGCCCGCTAGGTAGGTCGGCGCGCCGTTTTCGCGCACCACCACGCGATCTTTGCCGTCGCCTTTTTTAGAGGAGGCGAGCCATATTTTATTATCGTTATCCGCGTATAGCGCGCCGTTTTCTTTTAATCGGTTATAGGTTTGATTCCAGCGATCGTATAGCGATCTTTCGCTAACAAACCTGTCGAAAACTATTTCGGCTTCGCCAAGCGTTTTTTTGATCCACTCCATCATACGATCTTTTGACCAGTCGCTTAGCGCGCTTAGATCGCCGCCCTCTTTGAAAATCCGATCGCCAAAATGTTCGCGCGCCTTTTTCGCAAGCTCCAAAATATATTCGCCCTGATAGCATTCGGCGGGAAAATCTATCCGCTCGCCAAGAAGCTCGCGCCGCCCTCGGTAATAAACCGATCGCCCTAATAGCTCCACCTGATTGCCAGCGTCGTTAATATAGTATTCGCTCTCGATCGCATATCCTAGACGCCGCCCCAATCTAAGCAGAGCGTCGCCGTAAAACGCGCCGCGCGCGTGTCCTATATGCAAAGGTCCCGTCGGATTGGCGCTAACAAACTCTAACAGTATCTTTTCGCCGCCTTTTAACTCCGCTCCAAAACTATCGCCGAGCTTTAGCGCCGCGATCGTTCGAGCGTCCAAAAATTGATCGCTAAGTTTGAAATTAACAAAACCGCCTACGGCTTTAACCTCGCTAAAAAAATCGTCGTTCGCGAGCTTCGCGGCGATCTCAAGCGCGATCGCGTTCGGCGATTTGCGCTCGGCTTTTGCCAAGTTAAAGGCGATTGGCGTCGCGAAATGTCCAAACGACGGCTCTTTTGGCGTGGTCAGCAAAACGTTCGCAACGCCTAATTGATCGGCGACGAAGCGCGAGATCGACTCTTTCACGTTTTAGGCGACTTTGTCGGTTTCGGTATTAGCCGTTTTGGTTGGTTCTTTGTTCGCCTCTATCGTCTTGTTTTCGGTCGCCTCGTCCTCTTTGATCGCGTTTTTGAAATTTTTGATTCCGCTTCCTAAACCCTTCGCCAACTCCGGTATCTTTTTCGCGCCAAAAAGCAACAGCACAATCAGCAGTATCACGACCCATTCGGTCATACCCGGCATACCCATTAAAACTCCTTTGTTTCTTGCCAATCTGAAATAAGTTGGCGCAATGATACCTTGCGGCTCTTTATGCGGGAAGCCAGCGCGATTCCCTTTAGCGTTTCAAGACTCTGCTCAAAGCGATCGTTGATCAGCAGATAGTCGTAGCGATCGATCTGTTTCATCTCGTCCAAAGCGTTGATTAGCCGCCTTTCGATTGTCTTTTCGTCGTCCGTTCCGCGCTTGATTAGCCGCTCTTTTAACGCCGCTATGTTCGGCGTGGTAACAAAAACGCTTGTCGTTTCGTTTGGAAATAGCCTTGCGATCTCCGCCTGCCCCTGCACGTCTATATCAAAAACGACGGTTTTGCCTAGCCCAAGCGCCTCCTCCACCCATCGTTTGCTCGTGCCGTAATAGTTGCCATGCACGTTCGCCCACTCCAAAAAATCCCCGCGTTCTACCCCGCGCTCAAAAGCCGTTTTGTCGATAAAAAAGTAGTCTTTGCCCTCCGCTTCGCCCTCTCTAGGGGCGCGGGTGGTGGCGGAGATCGACAGACAGGCGAACTCGCGCTCCTCGCATAGCTTTTTGCACAGCGAGCTTTTGCCCGATCCGCTAGGTCCCGAAACGACCAAAAGCGATCCGCTCATCTACTTTTTCTTAGGAAAAGAGATGTTGATCGTTAGCTGCATTCCGTCTAGCAGCTCGCGCAAACTATCGGACGGCAACGCGGACAATATGTTCCCCAGCGCTTTTTTGGGCGCGTCGTCCCCGCCTTTCGTCTCGTCGATACCGACGGTTTGCTCGCCAAAACTGATTGTCGCCGTTTTGTCTA
The Helicobacteraceae bacterium genome window above contains:
- a CDS encoding twin-arginine translocase TatA/TatE family subunit yields the protein MGMPGMTEWVVILLIVLLLFGAKKIPELAKGLGSGIKNFKNAIKEDEATENKTIEANKEPTKTANTETDKVA
- the gmk gene encoding guanylate kinase, which gives rise to MSGSLLVVSGPSGSGKSSLCKKLCEEREFACLSISATTRAPREGEAEGKDYFFIDKTAFERGVERGDFLEWANVHGNYYGTSKRWVEEALGLGKTVVFDIDVQGQAEIARLFPNETTSVFVTTPNIAALKERLIKRGTDDEKTIERRLINALDEMKQIDRYDYLLINDRFEQSLETLKGIALASRIKSRKVSLRQLISDWQETKEF
- the argS gene encoding arginine--tRNA ligase, with the protein product MKESISRFVADQLGVANVLLTTPKEPSFGHFATPIAFNLAKAERKSPNAIALEIAAKLANDDFFSEVKAVGGFVNFKLSDQFLDARTIAALKLGDSFGAELKGGEKILLEFVSANPTGPLHIGHARGAFYGDALLRLGRRLGYAIESEYYINDAGNQVELLGRSVYYRGRRELLGERIDFPAECYQGEYILELAKKAREHFGDRIFKEGGDLSALSDWSKDRMMEWIKKTLGEAEIVFDRFVSERSLYDRWNQTYNRLKENGALYADNDNKIWLASSKKGDGKDRVVVRENGAPTYLAGDIVYHEDKFLRGFDRYINIWGADHHGYIQRVKASIDFLGFDSSKLEVALSQMVALLKDGEPYKMSKRSGNFVTMEEIGEEVGYDALRFIFLTKRADTHLEFDINLLKKEDSSNPIYYVNYAHARICSLFEKLGKEPKSFIEAKLTNLQADAKELIFSALQLPETIKESFQTRQPHLLTDYLYKLSVKTHKFYFDNRVIDSENEAAYAKILSTVALSIRIGLSLLGINAKTRM